A DNA window from Tachysurus fulvidraco isolate hzauxx_2018 chromosome 4, HZAU_PFXX_2.0, whole genome shotgun sequence contains the following coding sequences:
- the LOC113656933 gene encoding SH2 domain-containing protein 4B-like: MMQRILHDMYVEPELLAELNEEQKQILFYKVRQEQVRRWTECETKEESSEKTSSSSFREGERKGVQWLRGTDGEVWVWVMGEGPGDRPYEQIVKGLMEEKARRQAQLEAQELWRKKEAEIKQKFRDAIAKEKARLVAGKWKEEAEDRKAAKQEEERIQAELKKREEEERQLGEEEVRCAEEKRAKELYVSLQQEQRQSEHDDKEWEEQLQRSKVADEEMMRRARWARDEYKRQSIRAMEKGHFKQQIPVSRRHSAIGTEPSDKSQDNVPPCGKERPRAGLQPAEPPLYRRRQSRRHSGTAAQPLMDSPAWVRAPRPSSRESLILWFNEDQKPKRAGYERTSNTVATWFHGIILREDSEKLLMNEAEGSFLVRVSERIWGYILSYRTATSFKHFLIDASGDYYSFLGVDQNRHATLADLIDFHKEEVITTTGKELLKEACRLTAPPGDYGGLFP, from the exons ATGATGCAACGGATTCTCCACGACATGTACGTGGAGCCAGAACTGCTGGCCGAGCTGAACGAGGAACAAAAGCAGATCCTCTTCTACAAGGTACGTCAGGAGCAGGTCCGGCGCTGGACGGAGTGTGAGACGAAAGAAGAAAGCTCAGAGAagacatcatcttcatcatttcGAGAAG GTGAGAGAAAGGGAGTGCAGTGGCTCCGTGGCACTGATGGtgaggtgtgggtgtgggtgatgGGTGAAGGTCCTGGAGATAGACCATACGAGCAGATCGTCAAGGGGCTGATGGAGGAGAAAGCGCGAAGGCAGGCCCAGCTCGAGGCTCAGGAGCTGTG GCGAAAAAAAGAAGCCGAGATCAAGCAGAAGTTCAGGGACGCCATCGCTAAAGAGAAGGCACGTTTAGTAGCCGGGAAGTGGAAAGAGGAAGCAGAAGACCGGAAGGCTGCCAAGCAGGAAGAAGAGCGCATCCAGGCAGAGCTAAAG AAACGTGAGGAAGAAGAGAGGCAGTTGGGAGAAGAAGAGGTTCGTTGTGCTGAGGAGAAGCGAGCGAAAGAGCTGTACGTGTCGCTGCAGCAGGAGCAAAGACAAAGTGAACACGATGACAAGGAGTGGGAAGAACAGC TGCAGCGTTCTAAGGTGGCAGATGAGGAGATGATGAGGAGAGCACGCTGGGCGAGGGACGAGTACAAGCGCCAGTCCATCCGGGCCATGGAGAAAGGCCATTTCAAGCAGCAAATCCCCGTAAGCAGGAGACATAGCGCGATCGGAACAGAGCCATCGGACAAATCTCAAGATAACGTCCCGCCTTGTGGTAAAGAACGTCCTCGAGCCGGGCTCCAGCCTGCCGAACCGCCACTGTACCGCCGGAGACAGAGTCGCAGACACAGCGGCACCGCAGCACAGCCGCTCATGGACAG CCCTGCCTGGGTTCGTGCTCCTCGTCCCAGCTCTAGAGAATCACTCATACTGTGGTTCAATGAGGACCAGAAGCCGAAGAGGGCCGGATACGAGCGGACAAGCAACACCGTCGCCACGTGGTTTCATG GAATAATTTTACGTGAGGACTCAGAGAAGTTACTGATGAACGAAGCTGAAGGCTCCTTCCTGGTGCGAGTCAGCGAGAGAATCTGGGGTTACATTCTGTCCTATCGCACAGCCACCAGCTTCAAACACTTCCTGATTGATGCCTCGGGGGATTATTACAGTTTTCTAGGAGTGGACCAGAACCGCCACGCCACTCTCGCTGACCTCATCGACTTTCACAAG GAGGAAGTCATTACCACCACTGGAAAGGAGCTGTTAAAGGAGGCCTGCAGGCTGACGGCGCCCCCTGGAGACTACGGAGGACTTTTTCCATAA
- the LOC113656946 gene encoding immunoglobulin lambda-1 light chain-like, with translation MYQKALRSFLIISTSEHTMILNTVSVTGLLLTFTITGLAAYSLSQEKSKQVKLGDKVSILCTAENDAHFISWYRQKAGGSPEFLLRNDIRASGLPTRFTFTDSGNQDYLNIEGVTAEDEAVYYCACINCGGAQCYSPAEPPYKNLLLHLLLMSDRPSSPPSLLLLAPSVSSLSDGDVSVVCVARGFYPDSATMSWSEDSSSVTGDEVQTTPAERHTDGTFSQTSLLKLSKQRWSSGRTYTCRLSHPALSTPLSQSTSLDLCG, from the exons ATGTATCAGAAGGCTCTCAGATCTTTTCTGATCATCTCCACAAGTGAACACACCATGATCCTGAACACAGTGTCAGTCACCGGACTCCTGCTCACCTTCACCATCACCG GTTTGGCGGCATACAGTTTGAGTCAGGAGAAGTCGAAACAGGTGAAACTGGGTGACAAGGTGTCTATACTCTGCACTGCAGAAAATGatgcacatttcatttcatggtACCGACAAAAAGCTGGAGGTTCTCCTGAGTTTCTGCTCCGTAATGATATACGAGCGAGCGGTTTACCCACCAGGTTCACTTTCACTGACTCGGGCAATCAGGATTATCTGAACATCGAAGGAGTGACAGCTGAAGATGAAGCGGTTTATTACTGTGCATGTATTAACTGCGGTGGAGCACAGTGCTACAGTCCAGCAGAGCCGCCGTACAAAAACCTCCTGCTGCACTTACTGT TGATGTCTGACCGTCCATCTTCTCCTCCATCCCTGCTCCTGCTCGCTCCCTCGGTTTCTTCGCTCTCTGACGGTGatgtcagtgtggtgtgtgtggctcGGGGTTTTTACCCTGACAGCGCTACCATGTCCTGGTCTGAGGACAGCAGCAGCGTGACAGGGGACGAGGTACAGACGACTCCGGCTGAGCGTCACACCGACGGCACCTTCTCCCAGACCAGTCTTCTGAAGCTCAGTAAGCAGCGCTGGAGCTCCGGGAGAACCTACACGTGCCGTCTGAGTCACCCGGCGCTTTCCACACCGCTGAGCCAGAGCACCAGCCTGGACCTGTGCGGCTAA
- the LOC113656974 gene encoding immunoglobulin kappa light chain-like, with the protein MKMLGTMALAGLLSMLSLSGIEAIVHLTQEKILNVNVGQDVKILCRKDTSSYSISWYQQKVGDTPKFLLADSTRASGLSSRFSYTDNGADEYLNIARVEAEDEAMYYCGCIICDNHGSIGGGTELKIARPSSPPSLLLLAPSVSSLSDGDVSVVCVARGFYPDSVTMSWSENSSSVTGDEVQTTPAERHSDGTFSQTSLLKLSKQRWSSGRTYTCRLSHPALSTPLSQSTSLDLCG; encoded by the exons ATGAAGATGCTGGGCACTATGGCTCTTGCCGGACTCCTCtctatgctctctctctctg GGATCGAGGCCATAGTGCATCTGACCCAGGAGAAGATCTTAAATGTCAATGTAGGACAGGATGTAAAGATTCTCTGCAGGAAGGATACTAGTTCTTACAGTATTTCATGGTACCAGCAGAAAGTTGGAGATACTCCAAAGTTCCTACTAGCTGACAGCACCAGAGCCAGCGGCCTGTCCAGCAGGTTCTCGTACACGGACAACGGCGCAGACGAGTACCTTAACATCGCCCGAGTGGAAGCTGAAGACGAAGCCATGTATTACTGCGGCTGCATCATCTGTGACAA CCATGGCAGCATCGGCGGAGGCACCGAGTTAAAAATCG CTCGTCCGTCTTCTCCTCCGTCCCTGCTCCTGCTCGCTCCCTCGGTTTCTTCCCTCTCTGATGGTGatgtcagtgtggtgtgtgtggctcGGGGTTTTTACCCTGACAGCGTTACCATGTCCTGGTCTGAGAACAGCAGCAGCGTGACAGGGGACGAGGTGCAGACGACTCCGGCTGAGCGTCACTCCGACGGCACCTTCTCCCAGACCAGTCTTCTGAAGCTTAGTAAGCAGCGCTGGAGCTCCGGGAGAACCTACACGTGCCGTCTGAGTCACCCGGCGCTTTCCACACCGCTGAGCCAGAGCACCAGCCTGGACCTGTGCGGCTAA